In Sulfitobacter albidus, the following proteins share a genomic window:
- a CDS encoding formyltransferase family protein, with the protein MTATFNPNAFSCIIAGDESLTIACGDRVLSGGHRVAAVVTRDADVRAWAQAQDLAVHGDFAALVAAAPACDWLLSIANLRIIPDAALALPGKGAINFHDGPLPRYAGLNTPAWAIINGEAEHGVSWHMIEGGVDEGDLLAQEGVEIAEGETAFTLNSKCYAAGMESFGRVLTQLESGAPERTAQDLSQRSYFARDDRPVALGLIDFTRTAAQIDALLRGLDFGDYWNPLGLAKIAAGDAVFAVGAAEVAEGQGAPGTVLAVGDDTLTVACAGGAVRLTGLRALAVGPLPGAGSVLDTAAGLDDAATALLRDEAYWRARLTRMAPLALPLVQGAPVGRYEKRRVPLAGGDATVALCALAQLSAGDRSVDIAQAIAPAEPRFAAAWVPLRCDGDLAAQAARIAATGGFARDLPLRDPAITQARPDLILADGPVEGFALTASFGAESITLHGDTGALSAQAMDLLAARLAHLLGAVLACQRQRPRAWPSGTRPRPPMTPRRSILPLKRRWRARPTRRRWCSRIRP; encoded by the coding sequence ATGACCGCCACTTTCAATCCCAACGCCTTTTCCTGCATCATCGCGGGCGACGAAAGCCTGACCATCGCCTGTGGCGACCGTGTCCTGTCGGGGGGCCACCGGGTCGCTGCCGTGGTCACGCGCGACGCGGATGTGCGGGCCTGGGCGCAGGCGCAGGATCTGGCCGTGCACGGGGATTTTGCCGCTCTGGTCGCGGCCGCCCCCGCCTGCGACTGGCTGCTGAGCATCGCCAATCTGCGCATCATTCCCGACGCCGCTTTGGCGTTGCCCGGCAAGGGTGCGATCAATTTCCACGATGGCCCGCTGCCGCGCTACGCGGGGCTGAACACGCCTGCCTGGGCGATCATCAACGGCGAGGCGGAGCACGGCGTCAGCTGGCACATGATCGAGGGCGGCGTGGACGAGGGCGATCTGCTGGCGCAGGAAGGCGTCGAGATAGCCGAGGGGGAGACGGCGTTCACGCTGAATTCCAAATGCTATGCGGCAGGCATGGAGAGCTTTGGCCGGGTGCTGACGCAGCTGGAAAGCGGCGCGCCGGAGCGCACAGCGCAGGATCTGAGCCAGCGCAGCTATTTCGCGCGCGATGATCGCCCCGTGGCGCTGGGGCTGATCGATTTCACCCGGACGGCGGCGCAGATCGACGCGCTGCTGCGGGGGCTGGATTTTGGCGACTACTGGAACCCGCTGGGGCTGGCCAAGATTGCCGCGGGCGATGCGGTGTTTGCCGTGGGCGCCGCCGAAGTGGCCGAGGGGCAGGGCGCTCCCGGCACGGTTCTGGCGGTCGGAGATGACACGCTGACCGTGGCCTGCGCGGGCGGCGCGGTGCGGCTGACGGGCCTGCGGGCGCTGGCCGTGGGGCCGCTGCCCGGCGCGGGGAGCGTTCTGGATACGGCGGCGGGGCTGGACGATGCGGCAACCGCGCTGCTGCGCGATGAGGCCTATTGGCGCGCGCGGCTCACGCGCATGGCGCCGCTGGCGCTGCCGCTGGTGCAGGGCGCGCCGGTGGGACGCTATGAGAAACGCCGCGTGCCGCTGGCGGGTGGTGACGCCACGGTCGCGCTGTGCGCGCTGGCGCAGCTGAGCGCGGGGGACAGGTCGGTGGATATCGCGCAGGCGATTGCGCCGGCTGAGCCGCGCTTTGCCGCCGCTTGGGTGCCGCTGCGCTGTGACGGCGATCTGGCGGCGCAGGCCGCGCGGATTGCGGCGACGGGGGGCTTTGCCCGCGACCTGCCGCTGCGCGATCCGGCGATTACACAGGCGCGTCCCGATCTGATTTTGGCCGACGGTCCGGTGGAGGGCTTTGCCCTGACCGCAAGTTTTGGGGCGGAGTCGATCACCCTGCACGGCGACACCGGCGCGCTGTCGGCGCAGGCGATGGACCTCCTCGCCGCGCGTCTGGCGCATCTGCTGGGGGCGGTGCTGGCCTGCCAGCGGCAGAGACCGCGCGCGTGGCCGAGTGGAACGCGACCGAGACCGCCTATGACCCCACGCCGATCCATATTGCCTTTGAAGCGCAGGTGGCGCGCACGCCCGACGCGACGGCGTTGGTGTTCGAGGATCAGACCCTGA
- a CDS encoding glycosyltransferase family 2 protein — protein MASAKVLCVLLNYRTPHMTLRAAEAALADLASIGGELVIVDNASGDGSPEIFREAVSARGWDAGGRVRVIASPVNGGFGAGNNIGMRAGMSDGSAPDYLYLLNSDAFPDPGSIAALRDHLEAHPDAGFACSHIRGEDDAPHTTAFRFPSIAGEFEGAARLGVISRALAHARVPLLDLDTTRAVDWSAGASMMIRRAMIDAIGGFDERFFLYFEETDLCLRAARAGWSCWYVVQSRVVHIGSGSTGMKTAARMPRYWYDSRRHYFIKNHGRAYAACALLAHLAGGVIHRARCALPGARPQDPAHFLRDLIAHAATAYRPKSETRP, from the coding sequence ATGGCATCCGCAAAAGTCCTGTGCGTGCTGTTGAACTACCGCACGCCCCACATGACGCTGCGCGCGGCGGAGGCAGCGTTGGCCGATCTTGCCTCCATCGGGGGGGAGCTGGTGATCGTCGACAATGCCTCGGGGGACGGCTCGCCCGAAATCTTCCGTGAGGCGGTGAGCGCGCGCGGCTGGGACGCGGGTGGCCGCGTGCGGGTGATCGCCTCGCCGGTGAACGGGGGCTTTGGCGCGGGCAACAACATCGGGATGCGGGCGGGGATGAGCGATGGCAGCGCGCCGGACTATCTCTATTTGCTCAATTCCGACGCGTTTCCCGATCCCGGCAGCATCGCGGCGCTGCGCGACCATCTTGAGGCGCACCCGGACGCCGGATTTGCCTGCTCGCACATCCGGGGGGAGGACGACGCCCCGCACACCACCGCGTTCCGTTTCCCCTCGATCGCCGGTGAATTCGAGGGCGCCGCGCGGCTTGGCGTGATCTCGCGCGCGCTGGCACACGCGCGGGTGCCGCTGCTGGATCTCGACACCACCCGTGCGGTCGATTGGAGTGCCGGCGCCAGCATGATGATCCGCCGCGCGATGATCGACGCCATCGGCGGGTTTGACGAGCGCTTTTTCCTCTATTTCGAGGAAACCGATCTGTGCCTGCGCGCGGCGCGCGCAGGGTGGAGCTGCTGGTACGTGGTGCAAAGCCGCGTGGTGCACATCGGATCCGGCTCGACCGGCATGAAAACCGCGGCCCGCATGCCGCGCTACTGGTACGATTCGCGCCGCCACTATTTCATCAAGAACCACGGGCGCGCCTATGCGGCCTGTGCCCTGTTGGCCCATCTGGCGGGCGGGGTGATCCACCGCGCGCGCTGTGCGCTGCCCGGCGCGCGCCCGCAGGATCCCGCGCATTTCCTGCGCGATCTGATTGCCCACGCCGCGACCGCCTACCGCCCCAAGTCGGAGACCCGCCCATGA